The bacterium genome includes a window with the following:
- a CDS encoding YihY family inner membrane protein, with protein MDSIFERVRAFFRDDLWSREPLPAPLGWLRSVVQLGFLIAEGFVKDHLTLRAYHLTFLTMISIVPLLAIAVAMVDLIGGGPEVVQQLLGKFAAVTPEAQDFLLKQVGEFNFKALGGVSGGVVLFTTILQIGGVEKGLNAIWGVPEQRPWVRRIPDYMAVIFVAPILMGVAIPLRTTIESQWLVQRMRDVPWVNALLASGIEYAPLLLSLLAFAFLYWFLPNTRVRPRSALLGGGVAAILFGLAQVAFVATVRGSSRYGAALGALAGVALFMIWVYWSWNVVLFGAEVAYAHQTLNLYRREVRGQAPGAAARETIGLAIAVQCAKAFEEGSEPWTADTLSDTLDVPLRSVREILGDLEADGILSPCGADQHGAFQLGRPAEHVRVADVLTALQGERHVALGTPEVAREVNAVLTEIDQAAAPAAEGKSLRDLVFDLGGPGEPTQLASGK; from the coding sequence GTGGATTCCATTTTCGAACGCGTACGAGCCTTCTTCCGCGACGACCTGTGGAGCCGGGAGCCGCTACCCGCGCCTCTTGGTTGGCTCCGTTCTGTCGTGCAATTGGGCTTCCTGATCGCCGAGGGTTTCGTCAAGGACCACCTGACACTGCGGGCCTATCATCTGACCTTCCTGACGATGATCTCGATCGTGCCTTTGTTGGCGATCGCCGTCGCCATGGTGGACTTGATCGGCGGCGGGCCGGAAGTGGTGCAGCAGCTCCTCGGGAAATTTGCTGCGGTGACGCCCGAGGCGCAGGATTTCCTGCTGAAACAGGTCGGCGAGTTCAACTTCAAGGCCCTCGGCGGCGTCTCGGGCGGCGTCGTGTTGTTCACGACGATCCTGCAGATCGGGGGCGTGGAGAAGGGCCTGAACGCCATCTGGGGCGTGCCGGAGCAGCGTCCCTGGGTGCGCCGGATCCCGGACTACATGGCGGTCATCTTCGTGGCGCCCATCTTGATGGGCGTCGCCATTCCGCTGCGGACGACGATCGAGAGCCAATGGCTGGTGCAGCGGATGCGCGACGTGCCCTGGGTCAATGCGCTCCTCGCATCCGGGATCGAGTACGCACCGCTCCTCCTCTCACTGCTGGCGTTTGCGTTCCTGTATTGGTTCCTGCCGAACACGAGAGTGCGGCCCCGCTCCGCGCTTCTGGGTGGTGGTGTCGCCGCGATCCTGTTCGGCCTGGCCCAGGTGGCGTTCGTCGCGACGGTCAGGGGTTCATCGCGTTACGGTGCCGCCCTGGGTGCGCTGGCGGGTGTCGCGCTCTTCATGATCTGGGTCTATTGGTCGTGGAACGTCGTGCTCTTCGGCGCCGAAGTCGCCTACGCCCATCAGACGCTCAATCTCTACCGCCGGGAGGTGCGCGGGCAAGCCCCGGGCGCCGCGGCTCGGGAGACGATCGGGCTCGCGATCGCCGTCCAATGCGCCAAGGCCTTCGAGGAGGGGAGTGAACCCTGGACCGCGGACACGTTGTCCGACACGTTGGATGTTCCGCTGCGCTCGGTCCGTGAGATCCTTGGCGATCTCGAAGCCGATGGCATCCTGAGCCCATGCGGAGCCGATCAGCACGGTGCCTTCCAGTTGGGCCGTCCGGCAGAGCACGTGCGCGTCGCGGACGTCTTGACGGCGCTTCAAGGGGAGCGCCACGTCGCGTTGGGCACCCCCGAAGTGGCTCGTGAGGTGAACGCGGTCCTCACCGAGATCGATCAGGCCGCAGCGCCCGCCGCCGAGGGCAAGAGCCTGCGGGATCTCGTCTTCGATCTAGGCGGCCCGGGAGAGCCCACCCAGCTGGCATCCGGCAAGTGA
- a CDS encoding helix-hairpin-helix domain-containing protein, protein MSRRGGAALALAAFLLAVPLAREASRQTRPTWAEGPRGDVTAVEGLLFGEGLDPNGASALELTVLPGIGPARADAIVAHRGRTPFCRPTDLERVPGLGPRTVARLRDWLAIDPGAPGCPGPSKG, encoded by the coding sequence GTGAGCCGCCGGGGCGGGGCGGCACTCGCATTGGCCGCGTTCCTGCTCGCGGTGCCGTTGGCCCGAGAGGCAAGCCGCCAGACCCGACCGACCTGGGCCGAGGGGCCTCGAGGCGACGTAACGGCCGTGGAGGGACTGCTCTTTGGAGAGGGCCTCGATCCAAACGGCGCTTCGGCGCTGGAATTGACGGTCCTGCCTGGGATTGGTCCGGCCCGGGCGGATGCGATCGTGGCGCATCGAGGGCGCACACCGTTCTGCCGCCCCACCGATCTGGAGCGCGTGCCGGGGCTCGGCCCACGCACGGTCGCCCGCCTGCGCGACTGGCTGGCCATCGATCCCGGGGCGCCTGGGTGCCCTGGGCCGAGCAAGGGCTAG
- a CDS encoding aspartate kinase: MSLIVQKFGGTSVGDPERIRNVARRVVATKQAGHDVAVVVSAMSGETNQLVALAKELGGQVPSPREYDVLVSTGEQKTIALLVMAIHQLGHEARSFTGAQIGMRTDGDHSRARILSIDAERIRSAISSGEVPVIAGFQGTDDNGNITTLGRGGTDTSAVAVACALKADVCEIYTDVDGVFTTDPNMVPAARKLDRISYEEMLEMASLGAKVLQIRSVKFAMADGIPIHVRSSFHEGEGTWVVREEDVMERLVVSGVTYNRSEAKIRVLGVKDNPGVAAALFGPLSRAGTVVDMIIQNMSQDGTTDMTFTVPRDDYDGALELMKDHAASVGAEQVEGDQEIAKVSVVGLGMKDHAGVAAQMFEALAAEGINIQLITTSEIKISVVIEEKYTELAVRTLHAAFVEAGAAEPVAEV, from the coding sequence ATGTCCTTGATCGTCCAGAAATTCGGCGGCACCAGCGTGGGCGATCCGGAACGGATTCGGAACGTCGCGCGCAGGGTCGTGGCTACGAAGCAGGCTGGCCATGACGTCGCCGTCGTCGTCTCGGCCATGTCCGGTGAGACCAACCAGCTCGTGGCACTGGCCAAGGAGCTCGGTGGTCAAGTGCCGAGCCCGCGCGAATACGATGTCCTCGTCTCGACCGGTGAACAGAAGACGATCGCCCTCCTGGTGATGGCCATTCATCAACTGGGCCACGAGGCACGCTCCTTTACCGGAGCGCAGATCGGCATGCGAACCGATGGCGACCACAGCCGCGCGCGCATCCTGAGCATCGATGCCGAGCGCATCCGAAGCGCCATCTCCTCCGGTGAGGTTCCCGTGATCGCGGGTTTCCAGGGCACCGATGACAACGGCAACATCACGACCCTGGGTCGTGGTGGCACCGATACCTCCGCCGTGGCCGTTGCCTGCGCCCTGAAAGCGGATGTCTGCGAGATCTACACCGATGTGGACGGCGTCTTCACGACCGATCCGAACATGGTACCGGCGGCTCGAAAGCTCGATCGCATTTCCTACGAGGAGATGCTCGAGATGGCCAGTCTGGGCGCGAAGGTCCTGCAGATCCGGTCGGTGAAGTTTGCAATGGCAGATGGCATTCCCATTCACGTCCGCTCCTCCTTCCACGAAGGAGAGGGCACATGGGTGGTGCGCGAGGAGGATGTGATGGAACGCCTGGTGGTTTCCGGTGTGACCTACAATCGAAGCGAGGCCAAGATCCGAGTCCTGGGCGTGAAGGACAACCCCGGCGTGGCCGCCGCGTTGTTCGGGCCGTTGTCTCGCGCGGGTACCGTCGTCGACATGATCATCCAGAACATGTCCCAGGACGGCACGACTGACATGACCTTCACGGTGCCCCGCGATGACTACGACGGCGCGCTTGAGTTGATGAAGGATCACGCCGCCTCGGTCGGCGCCGAACAAGTAGAGGGCGACCAGGAGATCGCCAAGGTCTCGGTCGTGGGCCTGGGGATGAAGGACCATGCCGGCGTGGCGGCCCAGATGTTCGAGGCGCTTGCGGCGGAAGGCATCAACATCCAACTCATCACGACGAGCGAGATCAAGATCTCGGTCGTGATCGAGGAGAAATACACCGAGCTTGCCGTGCGCACGTTGCACGCCGCGTTCGTCGAGGCCGGTGCAGCAGAGCCGGTTGCCGAGGTTTGA
- the tsaE gene encoding tRNA (adenosine(37)-N6)-threonylcarbamoyltransferase complex ATPase subunit type 1 TsaE, which produces MRNWPSKSPTETSALARALATALLQVGNGKGWVVSLNGPLGAGKTLFAKALAEGLGIDPSGVSSPTFVIANEYGAPPELRLVHADWYRVESEDELMASGLHDWLAPGVGLVVEWGDRFPEALPQDRLEIELRPGGGVEDRHVCVAALGPASRATLERWSAACP; this is translated from the coding sequence ATGCGCAACTGGCCTTCCAAGAGTCCCACTGAAACGAGCGCGCTGGCGCGCGCATTGGCAACCGCATTGCTCCAGGTGGGCAATGGCAAAGGATGGGTCGTGAGCTTGAACGGACCGCTCGGAGCGGGAAAGACGCTCTTCGCGAAGGCGCTGGCCGAAGGCCTGGGCATCGATCCGTCCGGCGTTTCGAGCCCGACCTTCGTGATCGCCAACGAATACGGGGCACCGCCGGAGCTTCGCCTGGTGCATGCAGATTGGTATCGCGTCGAGAGCGAGGATGAGCTCATGGCGTCGGGTCTCCACGATTGGCTCGCGCCGGGCGTGGGGCTGGTGGTGGAATGGGGCGATCGCTTCCCTGAAGCGCTTCCCCAGGATCGCCTCGAAATCGAGCTCCGCCCGGGGGGCGGTGTCGAGGATCGGCATGTGTGTGTCGCGGCGTTGGGGCCTGCTTCCCGAGCCACGCTCGAGCGTTGGAGCGCAGCATGTCCTTGA
- a CDS encoding NAD(P)H-hydrate dehydratase, whose protein sequence is MPIPRWPLLTAEEMRALDRHTIETLGIAGELLMECAGQLVAREAEALLSPGGRVWILCGAGNNGGDGWVAGRHLHARGVPVQILPALPPAELQGDAAANAARAERVGVPTGTRLRARAGDVIVDALFGTGLRRPVEGELARWIRKLVERPAGVRVLSVDLPSGLDADTGQVLGVAVEADATLTLGLPKLGLALEPGRRHAGQIRVGRIGILDAAPGIHPQAELWTRRAVGELLPGRPVHGHKGTFGHVLVVAGSEGMTGAAALAAHGASRSGAGLVTIACPASTNPILEVKCTEAMTSPVAETAEHALALSAQKAILELAASRDAVVLGPGVGRGGETLDLIRRLAEQLAVPLILDADGLLAFRGQLDVLKARQPVTIVTPHPGEAAALLDQTTAEVLADRPKAARALARASGAVVVLKGAGTVTAEPTGQLAVNPTGGPVLGTGGTGDVLAGVVGGFIAQGLSAFQAGIAGPAVHGAAGELFASRRGDVGLLAGELVDLLPEVLEAYRRTAEEEAAPEGDVLGFPEPADAQLAFQESH, encoded by the coding sequence ATGCCTATTCCTCGTTGGCCACTCCTGACTGCCGAAGAGATGCGTGCGCTCGATCGCCATACGATCGAGACACTCGGCATCGCCGGCGAGCTGTTGATGGAGTGCGCGGGCCAGCTTGTGGCGCGAGAGGCCGAGGCCCTGCTTTCTCCAGGCGGGCGGGTCTGGATCCTCTGCGGCGCCGGCAACAATGGTGGCGATGGCTGGGTGGCGGGGCGGCACCTTCATGCGCGGGGCGTTCCGGTTCAGATTCTTCCTGCGCTGCCTCCGGCCGAGCTACAGGGCGATGCCGCTGCGAATGCCGCTCGCGCCGAGCGCGTCGGCGTGCCCACCGGCACCCGGCTACGAGCGCGGGCTGGCGATGTGATCGTCGATGCCCTGTTCGGAACCGGCCTTCGTCGACCCGTCGAGGGCGAGCTTGCGCGTTGGATTCGGAAGCTCGTCGAGCGGCCGGCGGGCGTCCGGGTTCTCTCGGTCGATCTCCCGTCGGGGCTCGATGCAGATACGGGGCAGGTATTGGGCGTTGCCGTGGAGGCAGACGCCACGCTCACGCTGGGCCTTCCGAAACTCGGGTTGGCCCTGGAGCCCGGGCGACGACATGCGGGCCAGATTCGTGTGGGCCGCATCGGCATTCTCGACGCGGCTCCGGGCATCCATCCACAAGCCGAGCTCTGGACTCGGCGTGCGGTGGGCGAACTGCTGCCGGGGCGGCCCGTACATGGCCACAAGGGGACCTTCGGCCATGTACTGGTGGTGGCCGGCTCCGAAGGCATGACCGGCGCAGCGGCCTTGGCCGCGCATGGCGCGAGCCGGAGCGGCGCCGGATTGGTGACGATCGCCTGCCCGGCGAGCACGAACCCGATCCTCGAGGTGAAGTGCACCGAAGCCATGACGTCGCCGGTTGCCGAGACGGCCGAGCACGCGCTCGCGCTCTCGGCCCAGAAGGCGATTCTCGAGCTGGCGGCGAGCCGAGATGCGGTGGTGCTGGGCCCGGGTGTCGGCCGAGGCGGAGAGACCCTCGATTTGATCCGCCGCCTTGCCGAGCAGCTGGCGGTTCCGCTGATCCTGGATGCCGATGGCCTACTGGCGTTCCGCGGCCAGCTCGACGTGTTGAAGGCCCGACAGCCGGTCACTATCGTGACGCCCCACCCGGGAGAAGCCGCGGCGCTGCTCGATCAGACGACCGCCGAGGTACTCGCCGACCGGCCCAAGGCCGCTCGTGCCTTGGCGCGGGCGAGTGGTGCCGTCGTGGTGTTGAAGGGAGCGGGAACGGTGACAGCAGAACCCACAGGCCAACTGGCCGTGAATCCCACGGGCGGGCCCGTCCTGGGAACGGGCGGCACAGGCGATGTGCTGGCCGGCGTGGTGGGTGGATTCATCGCCCAGGGCCTTTCTGCATTTCAGGCCGGAATTGCGGGACCAGCCGTGCACGGCGCTGCCGGAGAACTCTTCGCCTCCCGCCGCGGAGACGTGGGTCTGTTGGCGGGCGAGCTGGTCGATCTCCTGCCCGAGGTGCTCGAGGCCTATCGCAGAACCGCAGAAGAAGAAGCAGCGCCGGAGGGCGATGTCCTGGGATTCCCGGAGCCGGCCGATGCGCAACTGGCCTTCCAAGAGTCCCACTGA
- a CDS encoding pyridoxine 5'-phosphate synthase, translating into MRKLITGLDSIAVLRDQVLQRTATLGAAAVLAELGGSDAVRIGLLEEHRPVTESDVLDVRRAARQLELRMAPMPTLVKSALEARPERVLLAAETRSAGRAAGPLDFQAWGSALSPVVRTLQEAGIGVIARIAPHPEAVKAARHADIRAVELDTHQLVDLPESEAEPALGGLADATRLAAKLGLRVGLGGRLDERSSARLLEVAPVCEWVAVGREWVGRGLLSGIDQATRDLRGRIS; encoded by the coding sequence ATGCGAAAACTCATCACCGGTCTCGACTCGATCGCGGTGCTTCGCGATCAGGTGCTGCAACGCACGGCCACGCTAGGTGCGGCCGCTGTTCTGGCGGAGCTTGGAGGTTCCGATGCGGTGCGCATTGGGCTCCTCGAAGAGCATCGGCCCGTCACGGAAAGCGATGTGCTCGATGTCCGTCGTGCGGCGCGACAGCTCGAGCTACGCATGGCGCCCATGCCGACCCTCGTGAAGAGTGCGCTCGAAGCCAGGCCCGAGCGGGTGCTTCTGGCCGCCGAGACACGCTCGGCCGGCCGTGCTGCCGGGCCGCTCGATTTTCAGGCCTGGGGGAGTGCGCTCTCCCCGGTGGTGCGCACGCTCCAGGAGGCGGGGATCGGCGTGATAGCGCGTATCGCGCCGCACCCGGAAGCCGTCAAGGCGGCCCGCCATGCGGATATTCGCGCGGTGGAGCTCGATACCCACCAGCTCGTCGATCTGCCGGAAAGCGAGGCCGAGCCCGCGCTTGGCGGACTTGCCGACGCCACTCGTCTCGCCGCCAAGCTCGGCCTGCGTGTGGGCCTGGGAGGCCGCCTCGACGAGCGATCCTCGGCTCGCTTGTTGGAGGTGGCGCCGGTGTGCGAGTGGGTGGCCGTTGGCCGTGAATGGGTCGGCCGGGGCCTGCTCTCGGGCATCGACCAGGCGACCCGGGACCTGCGAGGCCGGATCTCCTAA
- a CDS encoding phosphoglucosamine mutase, producing the protein MSDERPHALFGTDGVRGKANVFPMTVEVALKLGQAIAHVFRRDGDGLHRFLIGKDTRLSGYMFEDALAAGICSMGGNVIQVGPMPTPAMAFLTRDMRCDAGAMISASHNPYHDNGIKFFAHDGFKLPDSVEQRIEALIASDELLGHRAMPDAIGRAKRIDDAEGRYVVFLKKCFPFDRDLEGLRVVLDCANGAAYKVGPTMLQELGAELFTIGVEPNGTNINEKAGSLHPERLSAKVRELRADIGIAVDGDADRVMLVDEKGQVVDGDALLALFAKDFQQRGKLRGGGMVATAYSNIGLEKAVEKLGLRLIRTKVGDRYVVEGMREGGYNLGGEQSGHIVFLDHNTTGDGLLTGLQALAVMCKQQKPLSELVADFERFPQALINVEVGEKTPIEELPTFLERLAQVESELGSSGRVLIRYSGTEPKARVMVEGEDEERVAGYAQDLADALSRAVGDAS; encoded by the coding sequence ATGAGCGACGAGCGGCCTCACGCGCTGTTCGGAACCGACGGGGTGCGGGGCAAGGCGAATGTCTTTCCCATGACGGTCGAGGTCGCATTGAAGCTCGGCCAGGCGATCGCCCACGTGTTCCGGAGGGACGGCGACGGCCTGCACCGGTTCCTGATCGGCAAGGATACGAGGCTCTCCGGCTACATGTTCGAGGACGCGTTGGCCGCGGGCATCTGCTCGATGGGCGGCAACGTGATCCAGGTCGGCCCGATGCCGACACCGGCCATGGCATTCCTTACGCGGGATATGCGCTGCGATGCAGGCGCCATGATCTCCGCGAGCCACAATCCCTATCACGACAACGGGATCAAGTTCTTCGCTCATGACGGCTTCAAGCTGCCCGATTCGGTCGAACAGCGGATCGAGGCGTTGATTGCCTCCGACGAGCTGCTCGGCCATCGCGCGATGCCCGATGCCATCGGGCGGGCGAAGAGAATCGATGATGCGGAGGGCCGTTACGTCGTCTTCCTGAAGAAGTGCTTCCCCTTTGATCGGGATCTCGAGGGCCTGCGGGTCGTTCTCGATTGCGCCAATGGCGCCGCCTACAAAGTCGGCCCCACCATGCTCCAGGAGCTTGGCGCCGAGCTCTTCACCATCGGTGTGGAACCGAACGGCACCAACATCAACGAGAAGGCAGGCTCACTCCACCCCGAACGCCTCTCTGCCAAGGTGAGAGAGCTGCGCGCCGATATCGGTATCGCGGTGGACGGCGACGCCGATCGTGTGATGTTGGTCGATGAAAAGGGCCAGGTCGTCGACGGTGACGCATTGTTGGCCCTCTTTGCAAAGGACTTCCAGCAGCGCGGGAAACTTCGCGGCGGCGGAATGGTCGCGACGGCCTACAGCAACATCGGTCTCGAGAAGGCCGTCGAGAAGCTCGGCCTTCGGTTGATTCGCACCAAGGTCGGTGATCGCTATGTCGTCGAGGGGATGCGAGAGGGCGGCTACAACCTAGGCGGCGAGCAGAGTGGTCATATCGTCTTCCTGGATCACAACACCACGGGAGACGGGCTGCTGACCGGCCTTCAGGCACTAGCGGTGATGTGCAAGCAGCAGAAGCCGCTCTCGGAGCTGGTGGCGGATTTCGAACGCTTCCCCCAGGCGCTGATCAACGTGGAGGTGGGCGAGAAGACGCCGATCGAAGAGCTGCCAACGTTCCTGGAGCGCCTGGCTCAGGTGGAAAGCGAACTCGGCAGCTCCGGGCGTGTCCTGATCCGATACTCGGGCACCGAGCCGAAGGCGCGCGTGATGGTCGAAGGCGAAGATGAAGAACGGGTCGCCGGCTACGCCCAGGATCTGGCGGATGCCTTGAGCCGAGCCGTCGGAGACGCGAGCTGA
- a CDS encoding TIGR00159 family protein, with translation MFLSTTFDPVRDTLDILVVSLGIYWLLLLLKGTRAIQILLGLLALLALRLVSDLFDLVTLSWILENFLASAVLIIIVLFQADIRRVLARVGRGVFPRISERQESQILEEVVRAGQSLAEKRVGALIVLERDSGLEDLVEAGTPIDGVVSKELLTSIFLPYSPIHDGAVIITEGRVTHAGCILPLTLSGDLPEGMGTRHRAAVGITEETDAVVIVVSEETGGISVVVGGTLTRNLGAPQLRVVLRDLFSRDSILDAPIEEIVAGIEEPAESGGSATGPSDAVHTR, from the coding sequence TTGTTCCTGTCCACGACGTTCGATCCAGTCCGCGACACCCTCGACATCCTGGTCGTCAGCCTGGGCATCTACTGGTTGCTCCTCCTGTTGAAGGGCACCCGGGCCATCCAGATCCTGCTGGGCCTGTTGGCGCTGCTCGCCCTACGGCTGGTCTCGGATCTCTTCGATCTCGTGACCCTCTCCTGGATCCTCGAGAATTTCCTGGCCTCCGCCGTGCTGATCATCATCGTGTTGTTCCAGGCGGATATCCGGCGGGTGCTGGCCCGGGTGGGCCGCGGCGTGTTTCCCCGCATCAGCGAGCGCCAGGAATCGCAGATCCTCGAGGAGGTGGTGCGCGCCGGGCAGAGCCTGGCGGAAAAGCGAGTCGGCGCACTGATCGTGCTAGAGCGCGATAGCGGACTCGAGGATCTGGTCGAAGCGGGCACGCCGATCGATGGCGTCGTGAGCAAAGAGCTTCTGACCTCGATCTTCTTGCCCTATTCCCCGATCCACGACGGCGCAGTGATCATCACGGAGGGCCGGGTCACCCACGCAGGCTGCATCCTGCCGCTCACCTTGAGCGGGGATCTGCCGGAGGGCATGGGCACCCGGCACAGGGCGGCGGTGGGCATCACCGAGGAAACCGACGCCGTGGTCATCGTCGTGTCGGAAGAGACGGGCGGGATCTCGGTCGTCGTCGGCGGCACGCTCACGCGCAATCTGGGTGCTCCGCAGTTGCGGGTGGTCTTGCGTGATCTCTTCTCGCGGGATTCGATCCTCGATGCACCGATCGAGGAGATCGTCGCGGGCATCGAGGAACCGGCCGAGAGCGGCGGCTCCGCCACGGGTCCCTCGGATGCGGTGCACACGCGATGA
- the folP gene encoding dihydropteroate synthase translates to MTRTTILPPERVTIVGVLNATPDSFSDGGRFLRRGESVDVESALREARAMVEAGAHWIDVGGESTRPGAEEVPAREEILRTRPVIEALAKHLDIPLSIDTRKAEVASAALEAGATIVNDVSGLAFDPALAQVVARHDAGLVVGHLRGVPADMQDAVQFEDVLAEVAGELRAAVAAAEAAGVASEQIAIDPGIGFGKELRHNLALLARVGELRERVGRPVMVGPSRKSFLAHITGDEAPATRDTASQAACAVAVFAGADAVRVHEVAGARRAVQVARALREARA, encoded by the coding sequence ATGACCAGGACGACGATCCTCCCGCCGGAACGCGTGACGATCGTCGGGGTGCTGAACGCGACTCCCGATTCCTTCTCGGACGGCGGTCGCTTCCTGCGCCGTGGCGAAAGCGTGGATGTGGAATCCGCGCTGCGAGAGGCCCGGGCGATGGTCGAGGCCGGTGCGCATTGGATCGATGTGGGCGGAGAATCGACCCGACCGGGTGCGGAAGAAGTGCCGGCCAGGGAGGAGATCCTGCGTACGCGGCCGGTGATCGAGGCTCTCGCCAAGCATCTGGACATCCCTCTATCGATCGATACGCGCAAGGCCGAGGTCGCATCCGCTGCGCTCGAGGCCGGGGCTACGATCGTGAACGATGTCTCGGGGCTCGCCTTCGATCCCGCACTCGCACAGGTGGTCGCACGTCATGATGCGGGCCTGGTCGTTGGCCATCTGCGCGGTGTGCCCGCCGACATGCAGGACGCTGTGCAGTTCGAGGATGTCCTGGCCGAGGTGGCGGGTGAGCTTCGCGCTGCGGTGGCGGCTGCAGAAGCCGCGGGCGTGGCCTCCGAACAGATCGCGATCGACCCGGGAATCGGTTTCGGCAAGGAACTCCGACACAACCTGGCGCTGCTGGCCCGTGTCGGCGAGCTACGCGAGCGAGTCGGACGACCTGTGATGGTGGGACCCTCTCGCAAATCCTTCCTCGCCCACATCACGGGCGATGAAGCGCCGGCCACGCGAGATACCGCCAGCCAAGCGGCCTGTGCGGTGGCGGTGTTTGCGGGTGCGGACGCGGTTCGAGTGCACGAGGTTGCCGGCGCACGTCGTGCCGTCCAGGTTGCACGGGCACTGCGGGAGGCCAGGGCGTGA